The region attgtgctctatttacacaaagttaggttagttcatcatttatgttgaacagactctcccaaagttttacgctgctgcgctgacgttgaaccgcgtgctgcactgggtcggtatgaccaacaagtcaaaaccagctctaaacaaagtgaccgctgggccctgattggtgctctggctttgcgcttctttcgttttgacatgtgacgtttttatacacacagaaaccaaaaggaacgacagatttctcaaaatgtaggaggaaaaagtcggatattagactctgaaatttggagtgaaaggaaaaagtcgcccagttATGGagaaacttaagtacagatacacgaaaaaacgacttaagtacagaaactaattacatttactcagttactgtccaccactgtgctTTTGTGCCTGAAATGAACATTGTGCTCTGTTTCATCTTAGGAGCAGCCAATTGGGAATGTCTCAGTAAAGGAGTGCAACAGAAGAATGAGCTCTGTAGAGCTTTAGAGGTTCACTGTCAATGATCATGCCTCCAAGGAAGAGACCTCTTGTTCCTGTCAGTGCGAGAAGGCGTCTGAAGCCAGATGAAGATTACTTTCCCTTCAATTTGCTGCCGGTGGAATGTCAGCTCCATGTGCTTTCGTTCCTTAGTGAGGTGGATAAGTGTAACTCTGCACTCGTGTGTTCAAGCTGGAGCCGCTTGGTGCGCTCTGGAAAGCTCTGGAGAGTGGCAGACTATTCACGCCGTGGGGTGTTCCATCTTGGACAGGAAGGACTGCTTGTGTCCAACAGAGAGTTCGAGCGCTGGAAGGCATGGGTTCATCATTACACTCACCACCTCATATCTCGTGGGGCCAGTCTGCTTACCCTCAAAGCAAGCTTTGATTTGGGGGACCAGTGCAATAAGTGGGGAGAGCTCCTGTCTCACCTGCTGGAGAATGTCCACTGCAGGGATCTGAGTCATTTAGACTTGAACTGGACATTCACCCTGCTGGAGCCGTTGGACCTCCGAGTCCACTCCAGCTCTAGCTCTCACCAGGACAACATCACCAAAATGGACCAGGTCAATAACTTCCAAATCCTTTTAGCCAGACTAGCCCAGAGCTGTCCAAGAATCATCAAGATGCGCCTGCACTTTGACTGGTCAGAGACGTCTGTAGCTTTGATAACTCAGTTCCAGCACCTCCGCATCTTAGAACTTAAGTACTTTTGGGTATTTAAAGGCGTGAGCCCGAGCACCTTGCAGACACTGACTAAATCGCTGCCTAACCTCAAGTCCCTTACTCTCCATGTTCTCGTGCCTCTTCGTAATTTGGGCATTTCATACACTCTTGAATCCCTATCCTTGGAGTTCCTTGATGTTTCCCCCAGCCGAGGTCTGGTCTTCTCTTGCCTGAAACTGCCTGCGCTGCGAGAACTGCGGGCTAAAAAGATTGTGCGTGGGATAACTCTAGATCGCCGGACCAG is a window of Pygocentrus nattereri isolate fPygNat1 chromosome 7, fPygNat1.pri, whole genome shotgun sequence DNA encoding:
- the si:dkey-12e7.1 gene encoding uncharacterized protein si:dkey-12e7.1 — protein: MIMPPRKRPLVPVSARRRLKPDEDYFPFNLLPVECQLHVLSFLSEVDKCNSALVCSSWSRLVRSGKLWRVADYSRRGVFHLGQEGLLVSNREFERWKAWVHHYTHHLISRGASLLTLKASFDLGDQCNKWGELLSHLLENVHCRDLSHLDLNWTFTLLEPLDLRVHSSSSSHQDNITKMDQVNNFQILLARLAQSCPRIIKMRLHFDWSETSVALITQFQHLRILELKYFWVFKGVSPSTLQTLTKSLPNLKSLTLHVLVPLRNLGISYTLESLSLEFLDVSPSRGLVFSCLKLPALRELRAKKIVRGITLDRRTRLRIQSRWPCLYQVLREGTPKLQALNNERLLPNWKEQSYGELTSILQQSCYCLQHLDSWLW